One segment of Streptomyces sp. NBC_00576 DNA contains the following:
- a CDS encoding thioesterase II family protein has protein sequence MDGQWFRRFGDPEPGAFRLICFPHAGGAASAYLPLSRLLAPHIDVWAVQYPGRQDRRRETPVTDIGELAAVIAGKLESDDQDQPCAFFGHSMGALIAYETARILQERGARPPRRLFLSARGAPGPKRNPHDAPPDDDAILTAVRRLGGTGAALLDDPELVAMVLPALRADYTALAGYSWVPGEPLHTPVTVLCGTDDPVVSVEEAAGWRTHTLADTEVRVLPGGHFYLDQRLGDVAEVILRGVSSANAARAGNGACHD, from the coding sequence ATGGACGGCCAGTGGTTCCGACGTTTCGGCGATCCCGAGCCGGGCGCTTTCAGACTGATCTGCTTCCCGCACGCGGGCGGCGCGGCCAGCGCGTACCTGCCGCTGTCCCGGTTGCTCGCGCCACACATCGACGTCTGGGCCGTGCAGTACCCCGGCCGCCAGGACCGCCGACGCGAAACGCCGGTGACCGACATCGGGGAACTCGCCGCGGTCATCGCCGGGAAGCTGGAGTCCGACGACCAGGACCAGCCCTGCGCGTTCTTCGGCCACAGCATGGGGGCGCTGATCGCGTACGAGACCGCCCGCATCCTCCAGGAGCGCGGGGCCCGACCACCCCGCAGGCTCTTCCTGTCGGCCCGCGGCGCGCCGGGACCGAAGCGGAACCCGCACGACGCGCCGCCGGACGACGACGCGATCCTCACCGCCGTACGCCGGCTCGGAGGAACCGGCGCGGCGCTGCTCGACGACCCCGAGCTGGTGGCAATGGTGCTGCCGGCTCTGCGCGCCGACTACACGGCCCTCGCCGGGTACTCCTGGGTGCCCGGGGAGCCGTTGCACACGCCGGTCACCGTGCTGTGCGGTACCGACGACCCGGTCGTGTCCGTGGAGGAGGCGGCCGGCTGGCGGACGCACACCCTCGCCGACACCGAGGTGCGGGTCCTTCCCGGTGGTCACTTCTATCTGGACCAGCGACTCGGCGACGTGGCCGAGGTGATTCTGCGCGGCGTCAGCTCGGCGAACGCCGCTCGGGCGGGCAACGGCGCCTGCCATGACTGA
- a CDS encoding NADPH-dependent FMN reductase, with product MAESERLRLAIIIGSIRKGRFGHVAAEWLAARARLRHDFDVDVIDLATAWLPDVMSADPSAPKPQAVKDLAPWLGAADAFVVVTPEHNQTFPASLKNAIDWYDEEWHAKPVGFLSYGGPSSGLCAVAGLRQVFSLVHAVPVSETVSFHNHWERLAPDGNLVASDEWETSARLMFDRISWWAEVLHRARTENGYQPPQMNRQERSAPWTASGSDVSAIPSRALSD from the coding sequence GTGGCCGAGAGTGAACGGCTGCGGCTGGCGATCATCATCGGCAGCATCAGAAAGGGCAGGTTCGGCCACGTGGCGGCGGAATGGCTCGCCGCGCGCGCCCGGCTGCGGCACGACTTCGACGTGGACGTCATCGACCTCGCCACGGCCTGGCTGCCCGACGTGATGTCCGCCGACCCGTCGGCGCCCAAGCCGCAGGCCGTCAAGGACCTGGCGCCCTGGCTGGGGGCGGCCGACGCGTTCGTGGTGGTCACCCCCGAGCACAACCAGACCTTCCCGGCATCGCTGAAGAACGCCATCGACTGGTACGACGAGGAGTGGCACGCCAAGCCCGTCGGCTTCCTCTCCTACGGTGGCCCTTCGAGCGGACTGTGTGCCGTGGCCGGTCTGCGTCAGGTCTTCAGCCTGGTCCACGCCGTCCCGGTGTCGGAGACCGTCAGTTTCCACAACCACTGGGAGCGGCTCGCGCCGGACGGCAACCTGGTCGCCTCCGACGAGTGGGAGACCTCGGCCCGGCTGATGTTCGACCGCATCAGCTGGTGGGCCGAGGTGCTGCACCGGGCCCGTACCGAGAACGGCTACCAGCCACCGCAGATGAACAGACAGGAGCGCAGCGCACCATGGACGGCCAGTGGTTCCGACGTTTCGGCGATCCCGAGCCGGGCGCTTTCAGACTGA